One genomic segment of Sphingorhabdus sp. M41 includes these proteins:
- a CDS encoding glycosyltransferase yields MIIYAPNIHTGGGMVLLQALIDAWPSDEQCIAFIDDRIRGKVDLPAVWAVQYCSPSIIGRLKAERALKKLSGQNETVFCFHNLPPVLQVRGKIICYLHNLNLIGLVPSSHLSGWIKFRILMERSIAYLFRKRIDLYLVQTPTMRRALRTWYKGDISPRIEIAPFIDPDHLSASSPGLSAKQWDFIYVSDGTAHKNHKRLFAAWKLLAEEGLRPSLAVTLPARDDALVAHMKAIKAEHNLDIVNLGHVEHGAILDNYHKAGALIFASYAESFGIPLLEAKTAELPIIAAELDFVRDVCEPSQTFDPFSERSIARAVKRHLALPTDIVNPLAPSDFIKFLRNV; encoded by the coding sequence ATGATCATCTACGCGCCTAATATCCATACCGGAGGCGGCATGGTTCTTTTGCAAGCCCTGATCGATGCGTGGCCTTCGGATGAACAATGTATAGCCTTCATCGATGACCGCATACGGGGCAAGGTTGATCTGCCGGCAGTTTGGGCCGTGCAATATTGTTCACCGAGCATAATCGGGCGCCTCAAAGCAGAGCGCGCGCTAAAAAAACTGTCGGGCCAAAATGAAACCGTCTTTTGCTTTCACAATTTGCCCCCCGTGCTCCAAGTGCGCGGCAAGATAATATGTTATTTGCATAATCTGAATCTGATCGGACTGGTGCCCTCCAGCCATCTGTCTGGCTGGATAAAATTCCGAATCCTGATGGAGAGAAGCATCGCTTATCTCTTTCGCAAGCGTATAGATTTATACTTGGTACAGACGCCGACAATGAGACGTGCATTGCGCACTTGGTATAAGGGCGATATTTCTCCTCGGATAGAAATAGCCCCTTTTATAGACCCGGATCATCTAAGCGCCTCTTCGCCCGGACTGTCAGCGAAGCAGTGGGATTTTATATATGTCTCAGACGGTACAGCGCATAAAAATCACAAGCGCCTCTTCGCTGCATGGAAACTATTGGCGGAAGAAGGATTGCGCCCTTCACTCGCTGTAACATTGCCAGCGCGCGACGACGCACTTGTTGCTCATATGAAAGCGATCAAAGCGGAACATAATCTGGATATCGTCAATCTGGGTCATGTCGAACATGGTGCTATTCTCGATAACTATCATAAGGCAGGTGCGCTGATCTTCGCTTCCTATGCAGAATCCTTCGGTATCCCTTTGCTTGAAGCCAAGACAGCCGAGCTACCTATTATTGCGGCAGAACTCGACTTTGTGCGGGACGTGTGCGAACCGTCTCAGACATTCGACCCGTTCTCGGAACGATCCATTGCCCGCGCGGTAAAACGACATTTGGCATTGCCCACCGATATCGTGAATCCCCTCGCACCATCCGATTTCATTAAATTCTTACGCAATGTATAA
- a CDS encoding dTDP-4-dehydrorhamnose reductase family protein — translation MTRPAPVILVLGASGMLGNAIFRFFAEHTPFDTFGSVRSDASKRLLPVNLQDHIITGTDVANHDSLIDLFERVKPQVVINCVGVVKQLDGAKNPLHIIPINSILPHQLAHLSNLIGARFIHLSTDCVFTGKTGFYSEESAPDARDLYGLSKLLGEVDYSNSVTLRTSIIGHELNSAHSLISWFLAQTGSVRGFSKAIFSGLPTVEIARVIYEYVLPSKQLSGLYHLSAEPIDKEALLNLVKTEYGKEIHIAPDATLVIDRSLDSSKFRKETGYQPPSWSELVQRMHQFQ, via the coding sequence ATGACCCGCCCCGCTCCCGTTATTCTCGTGCTTGGCGCAAGCGGAATGCTTGGCAACGCCATATTCCGTTTTTTTGCTGAGCACACTCCCTTCGACACTTTCGGATCGGTCCGCTCCGACGCCTCCAAAAGGCTGTTGCCTGTCAATTTGCAAGATCATATTATCACCGGAACTGATGTTGCTAATCACGACAGTCTGATAGATTTATTCGAACGGGTTAAACCGCAAGTTGTAATCAACTGTGTTGGCGTTGTGAAGCAATTGGATGGTGCCAAAAATCCGCTACATATCATTCCGATTAATTCGATTTTGCCGCATCAACTGGCCCATCTGTCCAATTTGATCGGTGCCCGATTCATTCATTTGAGCACCGACTGTGTATTTACGGGTAAAACCGGATTCTATAGCGAAGAGTCGGCGCCCGATGCTCGGGATCTGTATGGACTGAGCAAGCTCTTAGGCGAAGTCGACTATAGCAATTCGGTCACTCTGAGAACTTCCATCATTGGACATGAACTCAACAGCGCGCATAGTTTAATCTCGTGGTTTCTTGCTCAAACAGGAAGCGTTCGAGGTTTTTCGAAAGCAATTTTTTCCGGTCTCCCTACCGTTGAAATAGCCAGGGTTATCTACGAATACGTCCTGCCCTCAAAACAATTGTCGGGATTGTATCATCTTTCAGCTGAACCGATCGACAAGGAGGCGCTGCTGAACTTGGTTAAGACGGAATATGGTAAGGAAATCCACATAGCTCCGGACGCGACCCTCGTGATCGACCGTTCGCTGGATTCTTCCAAATTTAGAAAAGAGACGGGCTATCAGCCACCTTCGTGGTCCGAACTGGTCCAGCGGATGCACCAGTTTCAATAA
- a CDS encoding polysaccharide biosynthesis protein — MFTDKTLLITGGTGSFGNAVLRRFLSSDLREIRIFSRDEKKQDDMRKKYDNPKLKFYIGDVRDYRSVVDAVRGTDYIFHSAALKQVPSCEFHPLEAVKTNVLGTDNVLEAAITSNVKKVVCLSTDKAVYPINAMGISKAMMEKVVVAKSRSSGDTLICATRYGNVMASRGSVIPLFVKQILAGQPLTVTDPAMTRFMMTLDDAVDLVLFAFERANAGDIFVQKAPAATLEVLTEALKTLLKADDTETQIIGTRHGEKLYEALLSREEMAGVEDLGEYYRVPPDLRDLNYSKYVEQGDVLITKAEEYHSHNTKRLDTGEMIDLLLKLPVMHSIANGDHAVFDA, encoded by the coding sequence ATGTTCACTGACAAGACACTTCTGATCACCGGCGGGACCGGCTCTTTCGGTAATGCGGTGCTTCGCCGTTTTCTATCATCTGACTTGCGCGAAATCCGCATATTTAGTCGTGATGAGAAAAAACAGGACGATATGCGGAAGAAATACGACAATCCCAAGCTGAAGTTTTATATCGGCGATGTTAGGGATTATCGATCGGTTGTCGATGCGGTGCGCGGTACAGATTATATATTCCACTCTGCGGCTTTGAAACAGGTGCCATCTTGCGAATTCCACCCTCTTGAAGCGGTCAAGACCAATGTGCTGGGCACTGATAACGTTCTAGAGGCGGCAATAACCAGCAATGTGAAGAAAGTTGTTTGTCTAAGTACCGACAAAGCGGTCTATCCGATCAATGCTATGGGAATATCCAAAGCTATGATGGAAAAAGTAGTGGTGGCAAAATCCCGTAGCAGTGGCGACACCCTGATATGCGCAACACGTTATGGCAATGTCATGGCATCCCGAGGGTCAGTAATACCGCTATTCGTAAAGCAGATATTGGCCGGTCAGCCCCTGACCGTTACGGATCCGGCTATGACCAGATTCATGATGACGCTCGACGATGCAGTCGATCTTGTTCTCTTTGCTTTCGAACGAGCCAATGCAGGTGATATTTTTGTGCAAAAGGCCCCTGCAGCAACACTGGAAGTTCTCACCGAAGCTCTTAAGACGTTACTCAAAGCCGATGATACGGAAACCCAGATTATAGGAACCCGACATGGCGAAAAGCTATACGAAGCTCTGCTCAGCCGTGAAGAAATGGCCGGCGTAGAGGATTTGGGGGAATATTATCGGGTTCCTCCGGACCTTCGCGACCTAAATTACTCAAAATATGTTGAGCAGGGCGACGTCCTGATTACCAAGGCGGAAGAATATCATTCGCATAATACCAAGCGACTGGATACCGGCGAAATGATCGATCTTCTCCTCAAGCTGCCTGTCATGCACTCTATCGCCAATGGTGATCATGCGGTTTTTGACGCTTAA
- the wecB gene encoding non-hydrolyzing UDP-N-acetylglucosamine 2-epimerase, with translation MAMNKIRVMTIIGTRPEIIRLSRVIAELDKFTDHILVHTGQNYDYELNEVFFQDLSIRKPDHFLEAAGQSSAETIGNVIAKADALIRSQNPDAVLILGDTNSCMAAIAAKRAQIPVFHMEAGNRCYDQRVPEEINRRIIDHCADVNLTYSDIARDNLLREGLRPDLTIKTGSPMLEVLNYYKDKIERSTVLEKLELQPHKYFVVSSHREENIANDDNFQKFTDVLNEIAAAYELPVFVSTHPRTQKKIDSFGAKLHPLVNLIKPLGFTDYVKLQCEAKAVISDSGTITEEASILNFPAINLRETHERMEGMEEAAVMMVGLDKVRVLQALDIISDQPRGQDRLLRNAADYSMPNVSNKVLRMIISYTDYVNRTVWKKY, from the coding sequence ATGGCTATGAATAAAATAAGAGTTATGACCATTATAGGCACGCGGCCTGAAATCATCAGATTGTCACGTGTTATTGCCGAGCTGGACAAATTTACCGACCATATACTTGTACATACTGGCCAGAATTACGATTACGAACTCAATGAGGTTTTTTTTCAGGACCTGTCAATTCGTAAACCTGACCATTTTTTGGAAGCTGCCGGCCAATCCAGCGCCGAAACTATCGGCAACGTAATAGCCAAAGCGGACGCACTCATCAGATCTCAAAACCCTGATGCGGTTCTCATCCTCGGGGATACAAACAGCTGCATGGCAGCGATCGCGGCGAAGCGGGCCCAGATACCGGTGTTCCATATGGAAGCAGGAAATCGTTGCTATGACCAGCGGGTTCCCGAAGAAATCAATCGCCGCATCATTGATCACTGCGCAGACGTAAATCTGACCTACAGCGATATCGCACGTGATAATCTACTGCGGGAAGGTTTGCGTCCGGACCTTACGATCAAGACCGGCAGTCCAATGCTTGAAGTGCTAAACTATTATAAAGATAAGATCGAACGCTCCACTGTCCTGGAAAAGCTGGAGCTTCAGCCACATAAATATTTCGTGGTGAGCTCGCATCGCGAAGAGAATATCGCCAACGATGACAATTTTCAAAAATTTACCGACGTTCTCAACGAGATTGCTGCGGCATATGAATTGCCGGTCTTCGTTTCAACACATCCGCGTACGCAGAAGAAAATCGATTCATTCGGAGCAAAATTGCATCCACTGGTAAATCTTATCAAGCCTTTGGGCTTTACCGATTACGTAAAGCTCCAATGTGAAGCCAAAGCTGTTATTTCTGACAGCGGAACGATTACCGAAGAAGCGTCGATCCTGAATTTTCCAGCCATCAATTTGCGCGAAACGCACGAGCGCATGGAAGGGATGGAAGAAGCCGCCGTAATGATGGTAGGCTTGGACAAAGTCAGAGTCCTGCAAGCCCTCGATATTATCAGTGATCAGCCTAGAGGACAGGACCGTCTTTTGCGAAATGCCGCCGATTATTCAATGCCGAATGTCTCAAACAAGGTGCTGAGAATGATCATTAGCTACACCGATTACGTAAACCGCACGGTCTGGAAAAAATACTAG
- a CDS encoding sugar transferase: MTSNKNNRVIITGASGFVGRQLVPLLVNRGFDLLLVGRQPRNEASGTEQIPYCTYDQLPGLANGYEALIHLATVNNDSDAEASEFRRINVNFLLETAELAQALGVAKFINVTSTHALASTAQDDYSVSKWTGDQQLRNSGIEGVYTIYSPAVYGTELAGKLKRLEMLPAKLRPLALRALTLLKPVVSVERLADSIADIVTSSDVPLQARRIFVSDALANPRGFAAMKRSGDLFFAICVLIFGSWLMLAIAVIVKLSSPGPAIFAQRRVGKDRKIFTCYKFRTMSDGTKESATHEIQSSSVTGVGSFLRAVKLDELPQIFNIFSNDMSLIGPRPCLPIQTELIEERHIRNVYALKPGITGLAQVQDIDMSDPKRLAETDAQYAAERTLVSEIKILISTFIGKGRGDRTSNTSI; this comes from the coding sequence TTGACCTCCAACAAGAACAATCGAGTGATCATTACCGGTGCCAGCGGCTTCGTCGGACGGCAACTGGTGCCCCTTCTGGTCAATCGGGGCTTTGACCTCCTGCTGGTCGGGCGCCAACCGCGGAACGAGGCTTCTGGCACGGAACAGATCCCCTATTGCACTTACGATCAATTGCCCGGCTTGGCGAACGGCTACGAGGCGCTCATCCACTTGGCGACAGTTAATAATGACTCGGATGCAGAAGCGTCTGAATTTCGCCGGATCAATGTGAATTTTCTGCTGGAAACCGCTGAACTCGCGCAAGCACTGGGAGTTGCGAAATTCATCAACGTCACCAGCACCCACGCGCTCGCCAGCACCGCGCAGGACGATTATTCGGTTTCGAAATGGACTGGGGATCAACAGCTACGGAACTCCGGGATAGAAGGGGTCTACACAATTTATTCACCCGCGGTTTATGGCACAGAACTGGCCGGCAAATTGAAACGGCTCGAAATGCTTCCCGCCAAACTTCGGCCCCTGGCTTTGCGCGCTTTAACCTTGCTGAAGCCGGTTGTATCAGTTGAGCGGCTGGCGGATTCCATTGCAGACATCGTCACATCCAGCGACGTTCCACTTCAAGCCAGACGTATATTTGTTTCCGACGCACTTGCAAACCCTCGCGGGTTCGCCGCTATGAAACGATCGGGCGACCTGTTCTTCGCAATATGCGTTCTAATATTCGGTAGCTGGCTGATGCTGGCAATAGCAGTTATCGTGAAATTATCCTCGCCCGGGCCCGCTATTTTTGCCCAGCGAAGGGTCGGAAAAGACCGAAAAATATTCACATGCTATAAATTTAGAACCATGTCGGATGGTACCAAAGAATCGGCAACGCATGAAATCCAGTCGTCATCAGTCACGGGAGTAGGCTCCTTTTTGCGGGCGGTTAAACTCGACGAGTTACCCCAGATCTTCAATATTTTTTCGAATGATATGAGCCTGATAGGCCCACGACCGTGTTTGCCGATACAGACCGAGCTCATCGAGGAACGGCACATTCGCAATGTATATGCCCTCAAGCCTGGAATCACCGGGCTGGCGCAAGTTCAGGACATCGATATGAGTGATCCGAAACGATTGGCCGAAACGGATGCACAATATGCGGCGGAGCGAACTCTCGTTAGCGAGATCAAGATACTGATCTCGACATTTATTGGCAAAGGTCGCGGCGACCGGACTTCTAACACGTCCATTTAA
- a CDS encoding glycosyltransferase family 4 protein, producing MKILFISQYFYPEQFLNNALCKELAKKGHDIEVVSCVPNYPEGRFFDGYSNRKKRKERWSGLRIRRAFTIPRGNSSFQLIANYCLYPFAAFLEIMKLPKPRADVSFVSMPSPLLQAIAGIFAKWFYGIPMVYWVQDIWPESAIITLNIRNKAIKRIMALICGWIYRRADHVMVQSPAFVEKVASFGVPADRISVLPNFAPDMFVPIDETSVSSEVRKLVPSNKFNLMFAGNIGESQNFPLLLDAAERLASDDHIRWIILGSGRGEKWLTQEIKRRKLDKSFILLGRFPEAQMPQFFARADAMLVSLKDNPIFALTVPSKVQCYMACGKPIIASIKGEGARVVEQSGGGVTVSPNNAKELADKIRELSQCDPADLTAMGNRSREYYNRHFEKDMVSDILEKKLSEFLKPGSRLST from the coding sequence ATGAAAATTCTCTTTATCTCGCAGTATTTTTATCCGGAGCAATTTTTAAACAACGCTCTGTGTAAGGAACTAGCAAAAAAGGGGCATGATATCGAGGTAGTGTCCTGCGTGCCAAACTATCCGGAAGGCCGGTTTTTCGACGGGTATTCCAATCGGAAAAAGCGAAAGGAACGGTGGTCCGGACTAAGGATACGCCGCGCATTCACGATCCCGAGAGGCAATTCCAGTTTCCAGCTGATCGCGAACTATTGTCTATATCCTTTCGCTGCATTTCTCGAAATAATGAAGCTTCCCAAGCCCAGGGCCGACGTTAGTTTCGTATCAATGCCATCGCCACTGTTGCAAGCCATAGCAGGGATATTCGCCAAGTGGTTTTACGGCATTCCAATGGTATATTGGGTTCAGGATATCTGGCCGGAAAGCGCGATCATTACGTTGAATATCCGCAATAAGGCGATCAAGCGGATAATGGCGTTGATCTGCGGCTGGATATACCGACGTGCCGATCATGTCATGGTGCAAAGCCCTGCTTTCGTTGAGAAAGTCGCTAGCTTCGGCGTACCCGCGGACCGAATTTCGGTCTTACCGAACTTTGCCCCCGACATGTTCGTTCCCATTGATGAAACATCCGTCTCGTCAGAAGTCAGAAAGCTCGTTCCTTCCAACAAGTTCAACCTGATGTTCGCGGGCAATATTGGGGAAAGCCAAAACTTCCCGCTTTTGTTGGATGCAGCCGAACGCCTCGCTTCGGACGATCATATACGATGGATAATATTAGGAAGCGGTCGTGGCGAGAAATGGCTGACGCAAGAAATCAAACGCAGAAAACTTGATAAATCCTTCATACTGCTCGGCAGATTTCCAGAGGCACAGATGCCGCAATTTTTTGCTCGTGCCGACGCTATGTTGGTGAGCTTGAAAGACAATCCAATTTTCGCGCTTACCGTTCCCAGCAAAGTGCAATGCTACATGGCATGTGGAAAACCTATTATTGCCAGCATTAAAGGTGAAGGAGCCAGGGTAGTTGAACAATCTGGCGGTGGTGTTACGGTTTCCCCTAATAACGCAAAAGAGTTAGCCGATAAGATTAGAGAGCTCAGTCAATGTGATCCCGCCGATTTAACCGCTATGGGAAACAGGTCGAGGGAATATTACAATCGTCATTTCGAAAAAGATATGGTTTCCGACATTTTAGAAAAAAAATTGTCCGAATTTCTGAAGCCTGGTTCTAGACTTTCTACCTAA
- a CDS encoding GumC family protein has product MDNTERSPMNKILARNNQPTLGDVDPYDDLSHETPILVQYWQSVLRHRVAIAIIVAVCIAAGIIATLLMTPYYTSTATVEINREQDKVTNVEGVTQAGSTGQNLEFYQTQYSLLESRSLAERVARSQNLATNDAFFETFNVDPDNAGLLTGSANAKTAAQRNERLKLAAKLLQQHINISPIRGSSLVSINFQSPDPMLSAQIANSWVEQFIASNLDRRFSSTADARKFLEEQLADLKQKLEVSERSLSSYADSKQIITLSSEQTAEGKTISQKTLASANLEALNGALAEAIADRILAESEANGRTGNKNALTNIALNNLREERAKIQSEYAKLMVQFEPEYPAAKAIATQIAALESSIAAEEARSRMGTSARYREALDREQKLRAQVNKLKGQFSGERRDSIQYNIFQREVDTNRQLYDGLLQRYKEIGVAGVGTNNISIVDRAQPPENPSSPKLLLNIALAMLAGLGIAAAYVFVMEQVDQTITDPSDLKSKLGIAPLGSIPDLDTDDILLSLRDKKSVVWEAYLSIRTSLAFLTDHGVPRSFLITSTRPNEGKSTSALAIAAVLASTKKRILLIDGDMRNPSLHKMLDEQNTNGLSNYLAGEEDLGKLIRQDALYGFDAMAAGPIPPNAAELLSSTRMRELVAKLIETYDTVIIDAPPVLGLADIPLLADSVEGVIYTIEAGGVKLRGIQTAIQRVRSSHAHIFGGIVTKVQSQHSGYGYGYTYQYSYGSNVPEKT; this is encoded by the coding sequence ATGGATAATACAGAACGCTCCCCTATGAACAAAATTTTAGCGCGCAATAACCAGCCGACTTTGGGGGATGTCGACCCCTATGATGACCTGTCTCACGAGACGCCGATACTGGTTCAGTATTGGCAATCAGTGCTGCGTCACAGGGTTGCTATCGCAATTATTGTTGCCGTCTGTATTGCGGCTGGGATCATTGCGACTCTGCTTATGACGCCTTATTATACGTCCACTGCCACGGTCGAAATCAACCGTGAACAGGATAAGGTGACAAATGTAGAAGGCGTCACACAAGCAGGCAGTACAGGACAAAATCTGGAATTCTACCAGACCCAATACTCACTCCTTGAATCGCGTTCACTTGCTGAGCGTGTCGCGAGATCACAAAATCTCGCGACAAATGACGCTTTTTTCGAGACGTTTAATGTTGACCCGGACAACGCAGGCTTGTTGACGGGCAGCGCCAATGCCAAGACTGCGGCGCAACGCAACGAGAGGCTAAAACTTGCGGCTAAATTGCTTCAGCAGCATATTAATATTTCGCCAATTCGTGGCTCAAGCCTGGTTAGCATTAATTTCCAAAGCCCGGATCCTATGCTTTCCGCGCAAATCGCAAATTCTTGGGTAGAGCAGTTCATCGCATCAAATCTCGATCGCCGTTTTAGCTCGACAGCGGACGCACGAAAATTTCTTGAGGAGCAGCTTGCGGACCTGAAGCAGAAGCTCGAAGTTTCAGAGCGAAGCCTCTCATCTTACGCCGACAGCAAACAAATAATAACTCTGTCTTCCGAGCAAACGGCTGAAGGCAAGACTATATCTCAAAAGACCTTGGCGTCTGCCAATCTGGAAGCATTAAACGGAGCATTGGCGGAAGCAATAGCCGATCGGATTCTCGCGGAAAGTGAAGCGAATGGACGGACTGGTAACAAGAATGCTCTTACCAACATAGCGCTAAATAACCTCCGAGAGGAGCGCGCTAAGATTCAGTCTGAGTATGCCAAACTTATGGTTCAATTTGAGCCGGAGTACCCTGCTGCTAAAGCAATCGCCACTCAAATTGCGGCACTGGAAAGCAGCATTGCGGCTGAAGAAGCTCGTTCCCGGATGGGAACGTCGGCCCGCTATCGCGAGGCGCTCGACCGCGAACAAAAATTGCGTGCTCAAGTCAATAAGTTGAAGGGCCAATTCAGTGGTGAGAGACGTGACTCCATCCAGTATAATATTTTTCAGCGTGAGGTAGATACAAACCGTCAGCTTTATGACGGCCTCCTTCAGCGCTATAAGGAAATTGGCGTAGCCGGTGTCGGAACGAATAACATTTCAATTGTCGATCGAGCACAACCGCCAGAAAACCCCTCGAGCCCAAAGCTATTGTTGAACATTGCCCTTGCTATGCTAGCTGGTTTGGGAATCGCGGCAGCCTATGTATTCGTCATGGAGCAAGTGGACCAAACAATCACCGATCCGTCCGATCTAAAATCTAAACTCGGAATCGCACCACTCGGCTCGATTCCGGATTTGGACACAGACGATATTCTTTTATCACTTCGTGATAAGAAGTCTGTTGTATGGGAAGCGTATCTTTCAATTCGTACTAGTCTCGCATTCCTGACAGATCACGGCGTTCCTAGGTCATTTTTGATTACCAGCACTCGGCCTAATGAAGGAAAGAGTACTTCTGCACTGGCGATAGCGGCGGTCCTTGCGAGCACAAAAAAACGAATTCTGCTCATTGATGGCGATATGCGCAATCCTTCCTTGCACAAAATGCTGGATGAACAAAATACGAATGGGCTCAGCAATTATTTGGCGGGAGAAGAAGATCTAGGCAAGCTGATACGTCAAGACGCCCTTTACGGCTTTGACGCTATGGCTGCGGGGCCGATACCACCCAATGCTGCCGAACTCTTAAGTAGTACAAGGATGCGTGAACTGGTTGCTAAGTTAATTGAGACCTATGATACCGTAATTATCGATGCGCCTCCTGTTCTGGGACTGGCTGATATTCCTTTGCTAGCTGATTCCGTCGAAGGAGTGATTTACACTATTGAGGCGGGCGGGGTAAAACTGCGCGGCATCCAAACGGCGATCCAGCGCGTTCGGAGCTCACACGCGCACATCTTTGGCGGCATCGTTACGAAGGTTCAATCTCAGCATTCGGGATACGGCTACGGCTACACTTATCAGTATAGTTATGGCAGCAACGTTCCTGAAAAAACCTAG
- a CDS encoding polysaccharide biosynthesis/export family protein, giving the protein MMKRVFVILSILLLSGCGGQSILGGSPNVTVVSSEGLPEPTRLDQQSSNRPYLIGPFDELKIDVFGVEDLSKEMQIDASGRLSFPLVGVVEASGLTPGELADELERRLRGRYIRDPQVTVNLEETVSQVITVDGQVSKPGLYPVIGRMTLMRAVATAGGTSEFAKLNDVVIFRNVNGDQLAGLYNLKAIRRGAYSDPEVFANDIIVVGDSQARRLFRDLIQASPLITTPLIILFRA; this is encoded by the coding sequence ATGATGAAACGCGTCTTCGTAATACTATCAATTCTGCTGCTTTCCGGCTGTGGCGGTCAGTCTATTCTGGGCGGCAGTCCGAACGTCACAGTGGTTTCCAGCGAGGGATTGCCGGAGCCGACGCGTCTTGACCAGCAAAGCTCCAATCGACCGTATTTGATCGGTCCTTTTGACGAGCTAAAAATCGATGTTTTCGGTGTTGAGGACCTAAGCAAGGAAATGCAAATTGATGCAAGCGGCCGTCTTTCCTTTCCGCTGGTTGGTGTAGTTGAAGCATCTGGTCTAACGCCGGGCGAGCTTGCCGATGAACTGGAAAGACGTTTGCGGGGGCGTTATATTCGCGATCCGCAGGTTACGGTGAACCTTGAAGAAACCGTTAGCCAGGTTATCACCGTTGACGGTCAGGTGTCGAAGCCTGGTCTCTATCCGGTTATCGGACGAATGACATTGATGCGAGCGGTAGCGACGGCGGGTGGTACATCTGAATTTGCTAAGCTAAACGATGTGGTAATTTTCCGCAACGTCAATGGAGATCAATTGGCAGGGCTTTACAATCTAAAAGCTATCCGCCGAGGCGCATATTCCGACCCGGAAGTCTTTGCGAATGATATCATTGTCGTAGGCGATTCTCAGGCGCGGCGCCTATTCCGCGACTTAATTCAGGCTTCGCCTCTTATCACAACTCCGCTCATAATCTTATTTAGAGCATAA